In the genome of Hippoglossus hippoglossus isolate fHipHip1 chromosome 9, fHipHip1.pri, whole genome shotgun sequence, the window aaggaaatttctaagtgaccccaaacttttgaacggtagtaTATATTCAATACGTCTTGATAAAATTGATAAAATTAAAGATTTTGCTTAATATCTTCCATGCTTTAAAATGAACCATTCAAAATAATATGTTGTACcataattttttttccagtaGACCCTCATGACTTTTAGATAACTGGATTTAATTACTttagaaacagtttttataCTGTTGACCTATATAGGGGGGCAAAAGTCAGGATATCTCTTCTTCTGTTGCAGCAATTTGGCTATTTTTTGTCTGTCCCCTGCATGTGATTTTACTTTATGGAAGTGTACAATCACATTTCTGGGATCCACCTTCAGTGAGAGGATTAGGAGAGACGGTTTTTGAGATGACTCACCTCAAGGATGTTCATAACAAAGTAGAAAAGGAGCAGGAAGCCGGGGGCGAATATAAGGCGATCCAGTAGCAGCCGTTTGACTATACAGTACGGGTCGGTGGCGGGCATCCACAGCTCCATCAGCTGGTAGAAGTAATGGCTCACGGGTCCTGTAATAATCAACCTGCAACAGGCATATAAAGGCATAAGAATTTcataaagtgtaaaaatacatgGACGTAAGAGCAGAGTGAattttaagaaagaaaataaacattttatttaatttgacagtAAACTATTCatcaaaaaatgtaatgttacaTAGCTGGTAAGACACGatccacaaataaatacacagggATTTGTATCTGTATCTAATTTGTATCTTATctacatatttaatttgtacaCGATCATTCTCAGAAGTTTAAAGAGTGAGAGGCTGATGATGACAAAAGTCTTATTGACATCTGATgtgtgctgatgatgtcatcaccacTTGTCACCTTGTCTCCTTATAGCTCTGGCTTACAGCAACTCAGAGTATATTTAAGTTATGGCGTGCAGTATGACATtcaatttaaactttaaaaagtgtGTTGTCACGACTGTTGAAACCAAGGAGGATCAGTGGCAATATTCCCCCCCATCATTCATTAAAGTAGTAAATGTAGTGAACAAAGGAAAATATGTGGGACATATCACCAGGAACAATTCCTGTGATGATGACTAATGACGACtctgaaataaagataaatatacaTCGATAATAATAAGTTGAGGTTCACAAATAATTTTCGATTGAAAGTAGATTTACAATTGATGATAAAGGAGTTGAATAGAATAAGAGGAACAGATATGAATACAGATGTACAGATACAAGTCACTCTACTTTTATCTGTGTATTCTGGATTACAAATTCCGTAACTTTGTTTGGGAATACCCATTTAACACCATGGGAATTATGTTGCACCATGGCTGACATATTTTTGATGTCGGTCTGTATAAAGTCTCACCCATAAATGGCGTAGCGTGCAGCTCCAGCTGTGTCAATCTCACCGAGCGGGCCTCCATGCTTCAACTTTTTTCTTGCCTCCAAAATCTGAGACAGGAGATTTCCTAGAGCTGAGAGGATGCCACTGAAAATATCAAggacgcacgcacacgcgcacacacacacgcacacgcacacacacacacacacacacacacacacacacacacacacacacacacacacacacacacacctgttagTGTGTAACAGGAGAATTCAGAACATGGCGCTGAGATGATATAAAAAAGAATCATGGGTCATTAGAAGGGGAGGTTCTCCGGGCAgatgctgattggctgaagcCAGGGTGCAGACACACATGAGCAGTGTAAACAAAGTGATCTGCACAAGTGAAAGTAAACTAAACTACACTGGTTTAACTTTGTAAGTCCTTCAGTAAATGAGATTCTTGAATGTTTAAGAGTAACACAGAGGAAACTGGGCAGAGAACCAGCAGCGGGCAGCTCTGCAGAGAGAACAATCCGACCGACAGAGCCACAGACCTGGTCACAGACTTGGTGAGGATGGGGTATTTCTTCAGGAGAACCAGATACTGCTGGAGGAGGCGGACATGTAAGAACGCGTCCCGGACAGGTCGACTTTCAACAGGCATggtcacttcttcttctttcccgGAGCAAAGCGAGCAAACATCACCACGACGAACAAAAGGTTCAGGGGCGAAGTTGAAGAGGGACGCCCACTCGGGCTTCCTGTCTGCGTCATTGCGTCACCACGCCCACACGGCGACGTCCCATACAGTCAcggtttgtttttctgatcaAACCTTTTTAAGTGTAAAAACCTTTTACTGCTTCAGAACCAGTTTAACAGGTTTATATGTGGAAGAGCATAGATATGAGCAGTAACAGAGGAGATCATATGCACAAGGCTGaacagaataataaataataaatttacaaattataaaggagaaaaaaaatattaaaaaaaatgtgaaatgctCCGTTAAGAGTGAATTATTTGCATGGTGGACATGGATTtttgtcaaattattatttctgttaagtTAAACGACGGTTGTAGTTttaactcttctttatgagcagagaacgacagacacttgataaacagaaaaaacatgtcacaaatCTGAGGCAGCTCAGTATGTAATACAATCTCTGTGCTTTCACAATACATgatcaatatataaatatatataacgGAGCTTCGTTATGTTGCTATTTATGACAATTACATTGCAATAATTAGCAATATTGGGCCCAAGCACCTATGTAATGTCATTAATCTCATCTTTGTCTGACAGGTAAAAATATCCATAGTGAAAAAGGTTTGTGGAATATAATGGTTAAATACAGTGAGTTATACGAGGTGTAAATATGGTCATCACACAGTGTCATAATAATTGTGTTAAACACACAGAATAAGGACACTAAAAGCTAATTCAGTCGAGGTTCCAGTGTTGTGTTGGCCTGCACATTACATCTTACAGCTCTGTGAGgatgatgctgctctgctcaggATTAGTAAAACTCATCTTTGTATAAAGGTGTTTTAAGGTCAAGCCTTTGATGACCTGTGACAAAGATCAAAAACTCATGAACAAGTAGAGGATATTAATTATTGTAAACAAGTTACCTCATGTTGCATTATGTTCTCTTATTTTCACAGTATCACTCccatttattcaatttttttatctttcacctatatgtttttgtttgtttgtttggtgcTCGCAAATCCACCAAGCTGATGACGCTGATCGCGAGATGCcgtccaaaaaacaaatacaattttaaaataattttaaatggaATATTTAACCCATTattgtacaaatatatacataaatatgagttgaaattagaataaaaccatgcaATAACAACATTTCcatcagttttttcctttttctttgttgaccCATGAGGTTATTACGATACGGATTAGCGGAATGAGTGAGAGGTACAAGACCAAAAGAAAGTCCGAACTAAAAAAACAGACAATCCCAGCCGAAGCTCAAAGGGCATCACATGAGGTGGCATATTTAATTGCACAGGCAAAAAAGCCACACACAATCGGCGAAACATTAATTAAACCCGCTGCTGGAATAAGCTGGAATCAGTGCCGCTGTCTAACGGGACTATTGCCTGGCACATCACCGACATGGCCCAGGGCATAAAGTGCCAGCTGGTGGATAGAGTTAAGAAAGGGAAATATGCTTTACAGTTAGATGAATCCACAGATATATCAAACTCTgcccagctgcttgttttcatcagatacatcAGCGCATATTTCTGATGGAGCATGGATCCCAGCTCGCTGACCACCTCACTGACCCTGACTGGTTAACAAGGCTGGCGTACTTGTGCGAAAATACTTTCTCAGCCCTGACatacataaagaataaatacagagcgCAGCTAAACGTGGAGAATGATCTCCGAGTCACCGTCTCCAAAATAAAGCCGAGAATGGACTTGCTCTGCTCCATGCATATTGCCCACCTATCTCATTAGTGAGtttaagaaatgaaagtaatgtttaggctaaaataaataaccctaaaGTTTTTGCACATGGCAGCAATAAGGTGTCTGCTGCTCGTTATGCATACAAACGCGCAGACATCACCTGCGCACTTTTTTATACTTACAGTATATGCTCACTCAGCCCTGTtgtttatattctatttcttaaattgctataaaataatatcatggctgtaaggctgttgttcttttgtgttgtattaatgccTGTGTTTGCATAGGCCTAATAGTGCGTGTGCGTGGCTGTGCGCAACATTATATACCACATCCAGGGTAGGTGGGGGTCGCCAGTCTCTGGCACCGTTATTTTGGGGGTCGTgggctgaaaagtttgggaacccctgGTGTAGACAACACCTGCAGAATAATGGACATCTAAGAGAGTTACCATCTTTTAGATTCAACCTCAATGGGCAAATTCAAAGACATTACAACACCACTTCGAGTTTTAGAACAAGTTTAATGGAACCAACACTTGAGTAAAGAAAGTCAGAAAAAGC includes:
- the pxmp2 gene encoding peroxisomal membrane protein 2, whose protein sequence is MPVESRPVRDAFLHVRLLQQYLVLLKKYPILTKSVTSGILSALGNLLSQILEARKKLKHGGPLGEIDTAGAARYAIYGLIITGPVSHYFYQLMELWMPATDPYCIVKRLLLDRLIFAPGFLLLFYFVMNILEAKGWNEFEKKMRGSYWMALKMNWKVWTPFQFININFVPVQFRVLFANIIALFWYAYLASVRK